The Xiphophorus hellerii strain 12219 chromosome 5, Xiphophorus_hellerii-4.1, whole genome shotgun sequence genome window below encodes:
- the LOC116720561 gene encoding uncharacterized protein LOC116720561 yields MIPELLQVQRYVLTYRFSQDHLELLFNSIRASGGWNNNPSACQFQAIFRRLMVRCGVTPSETGNVAAQDNTVSLSAVEMSSPESNEEHPCPFARISAILDDHSYLPTKFGGLVENALVYISGFVVRQILRKLTCDPCRVSLIQDATPSSFDENYHLLTLKNNGGLVIPSQGVVKVVRAAERVIRGASPNHPPKLSAVTYIVREDIGTEDVFQLGEPTQETQFGIDNHHSDLLSLVVSVFLKIRMHHIAKVTCLGLQKGNTRKKLCKTVLFQGY; encoded by the exons ATGATTCCTGAACTGCTCCAAGTGCAGCGGTATGTCCTCACATACAGGTTCAGCCAAGATCACTTGGAGCTCCTGTTTAATTCCATCAGAGCGTCAG GTGGCTGGAATAACAACCCATCAGCATGCCAGTTCCAGGCCATCTTCCGCCGGCTGATGGTTCGGTGTGGGGTTACACCCAGTGAGACTGGCAATGTGGCAGCACAAGACAACACCGTGTCCCTGTCTGCTGTTGAAATGTCCTCTCCTGAATCTAATGAAGAGCATCCCTGTCCTTTTGCTAGGATTTCAGCCATTCTGGACGACCACAGCTATCTTCCGACCAAGTTTGGTGGTCTGGTAGAAAATGCCTTGGTTTACATATCTGGATTTGTTGTGAGGCAGATTCTGCGTAAACTAACCTGTGACCCATGTCGAGTCAGTTTGATTCAAGATGCCACACCGTCTTCATTTGATGAGAACTACCATCTTctcactttgaaaaataatggCGGGTTAGTGATTCCCTCACAAGGCGTAGTGAAGGTGGTGAGAGCTGCAGAGAGGGTGATTCGTGGTGCTTCACCAAACCATCCTCCTAAGCTGTCCGCCGTCACATACATAGTCCGTGAAGACATTGGAACAGAAGATGTTTTCCAGCTTGGGGAACCCACTCAGGAGACACAATTTGGCATTGACAATCACCATTCTGACTTGCTGTCATTGgttgtgtctgtgtttctgaAGATAAGGATGCACCACATTGCAAAAGTCACATGTCTTGGTTTGCAGAAAGGCAACACCAGAAAAAAGCTCTGCAAAACTGTCCTATTTCAAGGCTATTag
- the LOC116720560 gene encoding piggyBac transposable element-derived protein 4-like: MKITPGPTRYSSTHARDISSTFLLLITPGIEKIILKNTNLEGSQKYEENWNNMDETDLCGYVGLLRIAGMYRSSGEVTYSLWDAESGRAIFCATMPLKIFHTSSRILRFDNRESRPARRVTDKLAVIREVWDKWVERLPYLYNPGPEVTVDEQLVPFKGRCPFWQYMPSKPAKYGIKVWVACDAKSSYAWNMQMYMGKLPRGIPEKNQGMRVVLDLTVGLREHNVTCHNFFTFYELDHQLLKRKMTMVGTVRKNKPELPHALLSIRGRAVFSSKFAFTPTTTLVSYLPKRNKNVSLLSTLHKTAEISDREDRKPDIILDYNCNKGSVDNLDKVIGMYNCRRMTAR; the protein is encoded by the exons ATGAAGATTACTCCAGGGCCAACAAGATATTCATCTACCCATGCCCGGGACATTTCATCTACCTTTCTCCTGTTGATTACACCAGGTATTGAAAAAATAATCCTGAAGAATACGAATTTGGAAGGTTCCcagaaatatgaagaaaacTGGAACAATATGGATGAGACTGACCTGTGTGGATACGTAGGGCTTTTGAGAATAGCAGGTATGTATAGGTCCAGTGGCGAGGTTACATATAGTCTCTGGGATGCAGAGAGTGGAAGGGCAATTTTTTGTGCCACAATGCCGCTGAAAATCTTTCACACTTCGTCAAGAATTCTGAGATTTGACAACCGTGAGTCAAGACCAGCAAGGCGTGTGACGGACAAACTGGCAGTCATCAGAGAGGTCTGGGACAAGTGGGTTGAGCGTCTGCCATACCTCTACAACCCTGGGCCTGAAGTCACAGTAGATGAGCAGTTGGTTCCATTCAaag gTCGCTGTCCTTTCTGGCAGTATATGCCGAGCAAGCCCGCAAAATATGGCATCAAAGTATGGGTGGCCTGTGATGCAAAATCCAGCTATGCATGGAATATGCAAATGTACATGGGGAAGCTGCCGAGAGGAATaccagagaagaaccaggggaTGCGGGTTGTGCTTGACTTGACAGTTGGTCTGAGGGAGCACAATGTCACATGTCACAATTTTTTCACCTTCTATGAACTCGACCATCAGCTCCTGAAAAGGAAGATGACCATGGTTGGCACTGTTCGGAAGAATAAGCCTGAACTCCCCCATGCACTCCTTTCAATAAGAGGCAGAGCTGTCTTCTCatcaaagtttgccttcactCCCACCACCACTCTTGTTTCTTATCTTCCAAAAAGGAACAAGAACGTTTCCCTGCTGAGCACACTGCATAAGACAGCTGAAATCAGTGAtcgtgaggacaggaagccagACATCATCCTTGACTACAACTGCAATAAAGGAAGTGTGGACAACCTCGACAAGGTTATTGGAATGTACAACTGCAGAAGGATGACTGCACGCTGa